DNA from Variovorax sp. V213:
TGGAGCAGTCGCGCTCGCCCAGGTAGACCGCGTTCTTGTGCTTGTCGGCCAGGATCTGGATCTCGACGTGACGGGGGTTCTGGAGAAACTTCTCCATGTACACGGCCGGATTGTTGAATGCAGCGCCGGCCTCCGCCTTGGTCATCTGGATCGCGTTGATCAGCGCCGCTTCGGTGTGCACCACACGCATGCCGCGGCCGCCGCCGCCGCCAGCCGCCTTGATGATGACCGGGTAGCCGATCGCGCGGGCAATGCGCTTGTTGGTGGCGGCATCGTCGGAAAGCTCGCCTTCCGAGCCGGGCACGCAAGGCACGCCGGCCTTGATCATGGCCTGCTTGGCCGAGACCTTGTCGCCCATCGTGCGGATGTTGTCGGGCGTGGGGCCGATGAACTGGAAACCGCTCTGCTCCACGCGCTCGGCGAAGTTGGCGTTCTCGCTCAGGAAGCCGTAGCCGGGATGAATGGCCTCGGCGTCCGTCACTTCGGCCGCCGAGATGATCGCCGGCATGTTGAGATAACTGAGCGACGACGGCGCCGGACCGATGCAAACGGCCTCCTGCGCGAGCTTGACGTACTTCGCGTCGCGGTCGGCTTCTGAATAGACCATCACGGCCTTGATGCCGAGCTCGCTGCAGGCGCGCTGGATCCGGAGGGCGATTTCCCCCCGGTTTGCAACCAGGATCTTCTTGAACATGGTCACTC
Protein-coding regions in this window:
- the accC gene encoding acetyl-CoA carboxylase biotin carboxylase subunit translates to MFKKILVANRGEIALRIQRACSELGIKAVMVYSEADRDAKYVKLAQEAVCIGPAPSSLSYLNMPAIISAAEVTDAEAIHPGYGFLSENANFAERVEQSGFQFIGPTPDNIRTMGDKVSAKQAMIKAGVPCVPGSEGELSDDAATNKRIARAIGYPVIIKAAGGGGGRGMRVVHTEAALINAIQMTKAEAGAAFNNPAVYMEKFLQNPRHVEIQILADKHKNAVYLGERDCSMQRRHQKVIEESPAPGIPRKLIEKIGERCAAACKKIGYRGAGTFEFLYENGEFYFIEMNTRVQVEHPVTEFTTGIDIVKTQIMVAAGEKLPFTQRQIEMRGHAIECRINAEDAWKFTPSPGRITMWHPPGGPGVRVDSHAYTNYFVPPNYDSMIGKIIVYGDTREQAMARMRTALNETVIEGIQTNIPLHRELMVDAKFMSGGTNIHYLEEWLAAHKR